The Ignatzschineria rhizosphaerae genome contains a region encoding:
- a CDS encoding ABC transporter permease: MKKQMTALNWAALILGLLFLYIPIILVIFYSFNESKLVTVWSGFSTKWYSDLFQQDGIWSATKTSLLLAFSTSTFAVILGTMAAFALVKFRRFKGKTLFSGITYAPMVMPEIIMGSALGLTFVALKFSTGFFTMMIAHITFTMCYVVVVVQSRLTGFDRHIEEAAMDLGADGIRTFFYITLPMILPAIISGWLLSFTLSLDDLVIATFTTGPGGTTLPIWIYSKARLGVSPNINALSTIMIGIVASIVFLVTLINHYLSKRREEDEKNAHREIA, encoded by the coding sequence ATGAAAAAACAGATGACTGCGCTCAATTGGGCGGCATTAATTTTAGGGCTACTATTTCTCTATATCCCTATTATTTTAGTAATTTTCTATAGCTTCAATGAATCCAAACTTGTCACTGTTTGGAGCGGTTTCTCTACTAAATGGTACTCAGACCTCTTTCAACAAGATGGCATCTGGTCGGCAACTAAAACCAGTCTACTCTTAGCATTTAGTACCTCAACATTTGCTGTTATTTTAGGAACAATGGCAGCCTTTGCGCTTGTTAAATTCCGCAGATTTAAAGGAAAAACTCTCTTTTCTGGTATCACCTACGCCCCCATGGTAATGCCAGAAATTATTATGGGAAGCGCTCTTGGGCTTACCTTTGTCGCCCTTAAATTTAGTACGGGATTTTTTACAATGATGATCGCGCATATCACCTTCACTATGTGCTACGTTGTGGTCGTTGTACAATCGCGTTTAACAGGATTTGATCGCCATATCGAAGAGGCAGCGATGGATTTAGGTGCAGATGGCATTCGCACCTTTTTCTATATCACACTACCAATGATTCTACCGGCAATTATCTCAGGATGGCTTCTCTCTTTTACACTATCGTTAGATGACCTTGTTATTGCAACCTTTACAACAGGCCCTGGGGGGACTACGCTTCCCATCTGGATCTATTCAAAAGCCCGTTTAGGCGTCAGCCCTAATATCAATGCACTTTCCACTATTATGATTGGTATTGTGGCATCAATTGTCTTTTTAGTGACACTAATTAATCACTATCTCTCAAAACGCCGAGAAGAAGATGAAAAAAATGCCCATAGAGAAATTGCCTAA
- a CDS encoding ABC transporter permease subunit: MPHRQQGVGTFTGIMAEIASRLNFTHRRLLRFAPYRFLVSLGHSHRFLIGVPYLWLTLFFLIPFLIILRISFTEAEIASPPFSNLLAWIDDGLLQITVNFQNYMELWEDGIYIHAYLNSVKIAFFATLLTLIIGYPIALAMSRASKKWQLFLLMLVILPFWTSFLIRIYAWITILSPTGVLNNFINWVGMGIGLIDPNSPVTLQILHTDLAVYIGIVYGYLPFMILPLFATLIKIDDTLVEAALDLGSPPLKTFWTITFRLSLPGVLAGCFLVFIPAIGEFVIPDLLGGSNVTMIGKVLYDTYLQGMNLPLVSAISVILLLIVLIPIYIFNRIQAKQFN; this comes from the coding sequence ATGCCACACCGTCAACAAGGGGTCGGAACATTTACCGGCATTATGGCAGAGATTGCTTCTCGCCTAAATTTTACGCATCGTCGGTTACTCCGCTTTGCCCCATACCGTTTTCTCGTTAGCCTTGGCCATAGCCATCGCTTTCTTATTGGCGTACCTTATCTTTGGTTAACGCTCTTTTTTCTCATTCCTTTTTTAATTATTTTAAGGATCAGCTTTACGGAAGCTGAAATTGCCTCCCCTCCATTTTCAAACCTTCTTGCTTGGATTGATGATGGTTTACTACAGATCACCGTTAACTTCCAAAACTATATGGAGCTTTGGGAAGATGGGATCTACATCCACGCCTATTTAAATAGTGTTAAAATCGCCTTTTTCGCCACACTCTTAACACTTATTATTGGGTATCCTATTGCACTTGCGATGTCGAGAGCCTCTAAAAAATGGCAGCTTTTTTTACTAATGCTGGTCATTTTACCTTTTTGGACCTCTTTTCTCATTCGTATTTATGCATGGATCACTATCCTTTCACCAACAGGGGTTCTGAATAACTTTATTAACTGGGTTGGAATGGGGATTGGCTTAATTGATCCAAACTCACCTGTTACGCTTCAGATCCTCCATACAGACCTTGCTGTCTATATCGGGATTGTTTATGGCTATCTCCCCTTTATGATCTTACCGCTTTTTGCAACACTCATAAAAATTGACGACACCTTAGTGGAGGCCGCATTAGATTTAGGATCCCCTCCCCTTAAAACATTTTGGACAATTACCTTTAGGCTCTCCCTTCCTGGCGTTTTAGCAGGATGCTTCTTAGTTTTCATTCCAGCAATAGGAGAGTTTGTCATTCCTGATCTTCTAGGCGGCTCTAATGTAACAATGATTGGGAAAGTTCTTTATGATACCTACCTTCAAGGCATGAACTTACCGTTAGTTTCAGCGATCTCTGTAATCTTACTCTTGATTGTGCTTATTCCGATCTATATCTTTAACCGCATTCAAGCAAAACAATTCAACTAG
- the nfsB gene encoding oxygen-insensitive NAD(P)H nitroreductase, with protein MKSITDIANRRYTCKAYDPDKKIPKKEIEQLYAVLRDSPSSVNSQPWHFFIAESKAAKEKILPAFFEFNQPRIKNASHVVIFLSRNEFPSEYLTKIVDQEEKDQRFPQAQMKEDNDKGRRFFVDLNSQSPEKLHQWQEKQVYIALGNLLFAAAALDIDSTPIEGFNADKLDEILDLQAKGYRSVVVASLGYRSDEDFNAAFNKSRLPFNDLFTII; from the coding sequence ATGAAATCTATCACTGATATCGCTAATCGCCGCTATACTTGTAAAGCTTATGATCCCGATAAAAAAATCCCCAAAAAGGAGATCGAGCAACTTTACGCTGTCTTAAGAGATAGCCCTTCATCGGTAAACTCTCAGCCTTGGCACTTTTTTATTGCAGAATCAAAGGCTGCGAAAGAAAAGATCCTACCAGCATTTTTTGAATTCAATCAACCTCGTATTAAAAATGCATCACATGTTGTCATTTTCTTATCTCGCAATGAATTTCCTAGTGAATATCTAACAAAAATTGTTGATCAAGAAGAGAAAGATCAAAGATTTCCTCAAGCGCAAATGAAAGAGGATAACGATAAAGGTCGTCGTTTTTTTGTCGATTTAAACAGCCAATCCCCAGAAAAGCTCCACCAGTGGCAAGAAAAACAGGTCTATATCGCTCTTGGTAACCTTCTTTTTGCAGCGGCTGCTCTTGATATTGACTCAACACCGATTGAAGGCTTTAATGCTGATAAGCTCGATGAGATACTAGATCTTCAAGCTAAAGGGTACCGAAGTGTCGTTGTAGCATCACTAGGTTATCGTAGTGATGAAGACTTCAATGCGGCATTTAATAAATCTCGACTACCATTTAACGATCTTTTTACCATTATCTAG
- a CDS encoding phospholipase D family protein — protein MTIGHMIKLIVIMFVLVALALGILAACAVKPLPKLEQVESRAIPPSEGTQLSKMLEEEHSEDPDLTGVVILGDPLDAFVARSALLNLAEESIDLQYYIWRPDTSGMMLLRDIYAAAERGVRVRLLLDDNNTRGMDDLLSILNDHPNIEIRLFNPFTNRKLRFLGYIIDFKRLNHRMHNKSLIVDGVAAITGGRNIGDEYFAAGDGMVFSDLDVITIGKVVPELARDFDNYWNSVLAYPAEQIITKEYGSDYIAALEKLRRTKYRADVETYEAALMKSNLLEKMIQHDLQWEWSKALLISDPPSKALGVWSENDFHKPLVQAIGDIHQEIFFVSPYFVPTGDGTKFLIDLVDKGVDVSVLTNSYDATDVAFVHAGYANYRKQLIDAGVKIYELKARYVDDVPDVRDKGLVGSSASSLHAKTFVVDKSRLFVGSLNLDPRSAKINTEMGMVILNEDLSLRIDRKIHEQLLERSYRVVSDKGKLKWLVYENGELVRTYETEPNTNAFERGFMKVLTWLPIEWLL, from the coding sequence ATGACAATTGGGCATATGATAAAACTAATAGTGATCATGTTTGTTTTAGTAGCGTTAGCACTTGGTATTTTGGCAGCTTGTGCAGTTAAGCCTTTACCAAAGCTAGAGCAAGTTGAGAGTCGAGCAATTCCTCCTAGTGAAGGAACGCAGCTATCAAAAATGCTAGAAGAGGAGCATTCAGAAGATCCAGATTTAACGGGCGTTGTTATTTTAGGGGATCCCCTTGATGCTTTTGTGGCGCGTTCTGCGCTCTTAAATCTAGCAGAAGAATCGATAGATCTACAATATTATATTTGGAGACCCGATACCTCCGGCATGATGTTATTACGGGATATTTATGCAGCTGCTGAGCGAGGCGTTCGCGTTCGTTTATTATTAGATGATAATAATACTAGGGGGATGGATGATTTATTATCGATTTTAAATGATCACCCTAATATTGAGATACGGCTTTTTAACCCCTTTACTAACCGAAAATTGCGATTTTTAGGGTACATTATTGATTTTAAAAGACTCAATCATCGCATGCATAATAAGTCTTTAATTGTAGATGGTGTTGCGGCAATTACAGGGGGGCGCAATATTGGAGATGAATATTTTGCAGCGGGTGATGGGATGGTCTTTTCAGATCTAGATGTCATTACCATTGGTAAAGTTGTGCCAGAGTTAGCGCGGGACTTTGATAATTATTGGAATAGTGTTCTTGCGTATCCTGCCGAGCAGATTATCACCAAAGAGTATGGTAGTGATTATATTGCAGCGTTAGAGAAGCTGCGCCGAACGAAGTATCGAGCGGATGTTGAAACTTATGAAGCGGCATTGATGAAGTCAAATCTTTTAGAAAAGATGATTCAACATGATCTTCAGTGGGAGTGGTCTAAAGCGCTCTTGATTTCAGACCCACCCAGTAAAGCTTTAGGAGTCTGGAGTGAAAATGATTTTCATAAACCGCTAGTACAAGCAATAGGGGATATTCATCAAGAGATATTTTTTGTCTCCCCCTATTTTGTTCCAACAGGAGATGGGACGAAATTTTTGATAGATCTGGTGGATAAGGGGGTTGATGTTTCGGTATTGACCAACTCTTATGATGCAACAGATGTGGCATTTGTGCATGCTGGATACGCTAATTATCGCAAGCAACTTATTGATGCCGGGGTTAAAATTTATGAGCTTAAAGCTCGCTATGTAGATGATGTTCCTGATGTTAGAGATAAAGGGTTAGTGGGAAGTTCGGCTTCAAGCTTGCATGCAAAGACCTTTGTTGTTGATAAATCAAGGCTTTTTGTCGGGTCATTAAATTTAGATCCTCGTTCTGCAAAAATTAATACTGAAATGGGGATGGTTATTTTAAATGAAGATCTCTCATTGAGAATTGATCGAAAAATTCATGAGCAATTATTAGAACGATCTTATAGAGTTGTCTCTGATAAGGGAAAATTAAAATGGCTTGTCTATGAAAATGGTGAGCTTGTAAGAACTTATGAAACAGAGCCTAATACGAATGCATTTGAGCGTGGGTTTATGAAGGTTTTGACTTGGTTACCTATTGAATGGTTACTATAA
- a CDS encoding ABC transporter ATP-binding protein: MQQQSRLHKYEPWRDPNSVPHVEITDIVKRYDDHLAVDHISLDIYKGEFFSLLGPSGCGKTTLLRMLAGFETPTSGKILLEGEDMSKIPPYERPVNMMFQSYALFPHMTVEDNIAFGLKQDKVKKPEIRRRVNQMLELVQMERFAKRKPHQLSGGQRQRVALARSIVKKPKLLLLDEPLGALDKRLREQTQFELMTIQEELGMTFIIVTHDQEEAMTVSSRIAVMDSGSLAQVATPAEIYEFPNSRYVAEFVGDVNIFEGVISEISSNKTTVESFEAPTPLVCAQGVGATVGSQAWVAVRPEKLDISLTPPENATINCVEGEVWDIGYMGNVSIYHVKLDNEKMITVSQMNDTRIIEQRITHEDRVYVSFTDDSGIVLIS; encoded by the coding sequence ATGCAACAACAAAGCCGTTTACACAAGTATGAACCTTGGCGTGATCCTAATTCTGTTCCCCATGTTGAAATTACTGATATCGTCAAACGTTATGATGACCATTTAGCGGTCGATCATATCTCTTTAGATATCTATAAAGGGGAGTTTTTCTCTCTGTTAGGCCCTTCAGGCTGCGGAAAAACAACACTCTTAAGGATGCTTGCTGGCTTTGAAACGCCGACTTCAGGAAAGATTTTACTAGAAGGCGAAGATATGTCAAAAATCCCTCCTTACGAAAGACCTGTTAATATGATGTTTCAAAGCTATGCGCTTTTTCCGCATATGACTGTGGAAGATAATATCGCCTTTGGTCTTAAACAAGATAAGGTTAAAAAGCCTGAAATTCGCCGCCGCGTCAATCAAATGCTTGAGCTTGTGCAGATGGAACGTTTTGCTAAACGTAAACCTCACCAACTTTCAGGTGGGCAGCGCCAAAGGGTTGCGCTCGCAAGAAGTATTGTAAAAAAACCAAAGCTTCTCCTTTTAGATGAACCACTAGGCGCATTAGATAAGCGCCTTCGTGAGCAGACTCAATTTGAGCTCATGACCATTCAAGAAGAGCTTGGCATGACCTTTATTATCGTCACTCACGATCAAGAAGAGGCAATGACAGTTTCTAGCCGAATTGCGGTGATGGATTCAGGAAGTCTTGCACAAGTGGCAACACCTGCAGAGATCTATGAATTCCCAAACTCTCGTTATGTCGCAGAATTTGTGGGAGATGTAAATATCTTTGAAGGCGTTATCTCAGAGATCTCCTCTAATAAAACAACGGTTGAGAGCTTTGAAGCGCCAACGCCATTAGTATGTGCACAAGGTGTCGGCGCAACCGTCGGCTCACAAGCGTGGGTTGCTGTTCGTCCTGAGAAGCTCGATATCTCCTTAACGCCTCCTGAAAATGCCACGATTAACTGCGTGGAAGGAGAAGTTTGGGATATCGGTTATATGGGGAACGTATCTATTTATCACGTGAAACTCGATAATGAAAAAATGATTACCGTCTCACAAATGAATGATACGCGAATTATTGAGCAGCGTATTACTCACGAAGATCGTGTTTATGTAAGCTTTACAGATGACTCAGGGATTGTACTCATCTCTTAA